In Sodalis ligni, a single genomic region encodes these proteins:
- a CDS encoding carbohydrate ABC transporter permease, with protein MNQKWVQLFIFLGPALLCVAVLRLWPAVLAIHESLMDPISGKYGLSNYLYILTDPEFIASLKVTLLFSIIVNPLQIAIALALALLTNAALPLIGLWRTLILLPVAIPQSVSAVVWGVGLRPDGPVNGLLNALGIASQPFVTSPDQALASIILIVSWVGVGYWMTFLVAGLQDIPQALYDAIEIDGANAWQKFRYVTLPQLRRPLTFVLVANTVANFLVFAPVQILTKGGPQDSTNLIMEEIYTQAFSFGDPSSAYASTVILMILVIAIVGLQFKLMQKGGVR; from the coding sequence ATGAATCAAAAATGGGTGCAACTGTTTATATTTCTCGGTCCGGCGCTGCTCTGCGTGGCGGTACTGCGCCTCTGGCCGGCGGTGCTCGCCATCCATGAATCGTTGATGGATCCCATTTCCGGCAAATACGGACTGAGCAATTACCTGTATATCCTGACCGATCCCGAATTTATTGCCTCATTAAAAGTGACGCTGCTGTTTTCCATTATCGTCAATCCGCTGCAAATCGCCATCGCCCTGGCCCTGGCGCTGCTGACCAACGCCGCGCTGCCGCTGATAGGCCTGTGGCGCACGCTTATCCTGCTGCCGGTGGCCATCCCGCAAAGCGTTTCCGCGGTGGTATGGGGAGTGGGACTGCGGCCGGACGGCCCCGTCAACGGTTTACTCAACGCCTTGGGCATCGCTTCCCAGCCGTTTGTCACCTCCCCCGATCAGGCCCTGGCCTCCATTATCCTGATTGTCAGCTGGGTGGGGGTAGGCTACTGGATGACCTTCCTGGTGGCCGGTTTACAGGATATTCCCCAGGCCCTGTACGATGCCATAGAGATTGACGGCGCCAACGCCTGGCAAAAATTCCGCTATGTCACGCTGCCGCAACTGCGACGCCCGCTGACCTTTGTGCTGGTGGCCAATACGGTAGCCAATTTTCTGGTATTCGCGCCGGTGCAGATTCTCACCAAAGGCGGCCCCCAGGATTCAACCAATCTGATCATGGAAGAGATCTATACCCAGGCCTTTTCCTTCGGCGACCCCAGCAGCGCCTATGCGTCCACGGTGATTCTGATGATTCTGGTGATTGCCATCGTCGGCCTTCAGTTCAAACTGATGCAAAAAGGAGGCGTACGATGA